The following are encoded together in the Jaculus jaculus isolate mJacJac1 chromosome 3, mJacJac1.mat.Y.cur, whole genome shotgun sequence genome:
- the Vsig10l2 gene encoding V-set and immunoglobulin domain-containing protein 10-like 2, with translation MTLSTPGEKAMSLEGVRGSSVTLACSPGPDILVVLWSFTPLGFLVPRPVAVTNGASSKVEAGSSALGVVSLRNSSLVLEELREGARGHFLCQALHVSSGQLHTTYSYYTLAVLVPVSKPQVRLSDPSPVEGISVVATCAVREGTEPVTFTWHHHAPRSPEEAVVGLAEPQLRLDPVNRTHLGWYTCSARNVVNELSSAGIFLDVIYGPDKPVITVEPLGFTEEGFWASEREEVILSCLAASNPPSHYVWLRDNIQVHKGPIYIITSAGPTHTGLYTCLAHNSHLDTRSQNTIQLTIYYPPEGQPSCAVLPTLGAVTLLCTWPGGLPTAHLHWEGPWGISPTSPSNISWSNTTTGLPSGSVFTCAGQHPALAQPAFCRVTLWEPPRSPTCWTTITLGDQFIMLSCEWPGGEPPALLSWLDKQQQSLGDPSSSTAVYLLQTQDDLAGREFTCLGSHPLRVPDPRCQLQLEAPQIAVAETLVSVLEGGEAWMDCALQGGTPPVQLLWLGPQQQQVEQSTSGFMLYPDSVQLRLQIQDADPAYHGGTYQCVARNAVGSSHRRVLLEVLRYPAPPNVTISRLTYGRHRREVQLQWAIQGPGNLTGFLVQRRASVPSPEAGAWETAANDIEPESRARRLGGLDPGVLYAFRVLALNHYTAGYPSEVKTPVDPPFSIYPAVLGAAGTGMVVASVASLLVFQYAVRHPQTFPRLGQLLVPSLRSSLPRGLREEGTQAPSGTETATTSSSDPAQEPAEAPVNVTITVTATP, from the exons ATGACTTTAAGCACCCCAGGGGAGAAAGCCATGTCCTTGGAAGGAGTAAGAGGCAGCTCTGTGACACTGGCCTGCAGCCCTGGTCCTGACATCCTGGTGGTTCTCTGGAGCTTCACCCCACTGGGTTTCCTGGTCCCACGACCCGTGGCTGTCACCAATGGAGCCTCATCAAAAGTGGAGGCCGGGTCCTCAGCTCTGGGGGTCGTGAGTCTGAGGAACAGCAGCCTGGTGCTAGAGGAACTCCGAGAGGGCGCCCGTGGCCACTTCCTGTGCCAGGCCCTGCATGTGTCCAGCGGCCAGCTCCACACCACCTACTCCTACTACACTCTAGCTGTACTGG TACCTGTATCCAAGCCTCAGGTGCGGCTAAGTGACCCATCCCCAGTAGAAGGCATCTCTGTGGTGGCTACATGTGCTGTGCGGGAGGGCACAGAGCCAGTGACATTCACTTGGCATCATCATGCACCTCGAAGTCCTGAAGAGGCTGTGGTAGGGCTTGCAGAGCCACAGCTCAGACTGGATCCAGTCAACCGGACACACCTAGGCTGGTACACATGCAGTGCCCGCAATGTTGTCAACGAGCTGAGCAGTGCTGGAATCTTCTTGGATGTCATCT ATGGTCCTGACAAGCCTGTGATCACTGTGGAGCCACTGGGATTCACAGAGGAGGGGTTTTGGGCCAGTGAAAGGGAGGAAGTGATCCTGAGCTGCCTGGCTGCATCCAACCCTCCTAGTCACTATGTGTGGCTCCGGGACAACATTCAGGTCCACAAAGGACCCATCTACATCATCACCAGTGCTGGCCCCACCCACACAGGCCTATACACCTGCTTGGCCCACAACAGCCATCTAGACACTCGCTCCCAGAACACTATTCAGCTCACCATCTATT ATCCCCCTGAAGGGCAGCCCTCCTGTGCTGTGCTCCCCACCCTGGGGGCTGTAACTCTGCTCTGCACATGGCCTGGGGGGCTTCCAACTGCCCACCTGCATTGGGAAGGGCCCTGGGGGATTAGCCCGACTTCCCCCAGCAACATCAGCTGGAGTAACACAACCACTGGACTCCCCAGTGGCAGTGTCTTCACCTGCGCAGGACAGCATCCAGCCCTGGCACAACCTGCCTTCTGCAGGGTCACACTCT GGGAACCTCCCAGGAGCCCTACCTGTTGGACCACCATTACATTAGGTGACCAGTTCATCATGCTGAGCTGTGAATGGCCTGGAGGAGAGCCCCCTGCACTGCTGAGCTGGCTGGACAAACAGCAGCAGTCCCTGGGTGACCCCAGCTCTTCAACTGCAGTCTACCTCCTGCAGACCCAAGATGATCTGGCAGGCAGAGAGTTTACCTGCCTGGGCTCCCACCCACTCAGGGTCCCTGACCCCCGCTGCCAGCTCCAGCTAG aGGCCCCACAGatagcagtggctgagaccctggtgtcaGTGTTGGAGGGAGGAGAAGCCTGGATGGACTGTGCTCTCCAAGGGGGCACACCACCTGTTCAGCTTCTCTGGCTGGGACCCCAGCAACAGCAGGTGGAACAGAGCACTTCCGGATTCATGCTATACCCAGACAGTGTCCAGTTGCGCCTCCAGATCCAAGATGCTGACCCAGCATACCACGGGGGCACATACCAATGTGTGGCCCGCAATGCTGTGGGCAGCAGCCATCGAAGAGTGCTGCTGGAGGTCCTGA GGTATCCAGCTCCTCCTAACGTCACCATCAGCCGCCTGACCTATGGGAGGCACAGGAGAGAGGTGCAGCTGCAGTGGGCCATCCAGGGTCCTGGGAACCTGACAGGCTTTCTGGTACAGCGGAGGGCCAGTGTCCCCAGCCCAGAAGCTGGGGCTTGGGAGACAGCTGCTAATGACATCGAACCAGAGAGCAGGGCACGGCGACTGGGAGGGTTGGACCCAGGGGTCCTTTACGCCTTCCGCGTCCTGGCTCTGAATCACTACACTGCTGGATATCCCTCGGAGGTGAAGACACCAG TGGACCCCCCCTTTAGCATCTACCCAGCTGTATTGGGTGCAGCAGGCACAGGAATGGTGGTGGCATCGGTGGCCTCTCTACTGGTGTTCCAGTATGCTGTTCGTCACCCACAGACCTTCCCTC GGCTTGGTCAGTTGCTTGTTCCCAG CTTGCGTTCTTCCCTCCCCAGGGGTTTGAGGGAAGAAGGCACCCA